One Solea senegalensis isolate Sse05_10M linkage group LG21, IFAPA_SoseM_1, whole genome shotgun sequence DNA segment encodes these proteins:
- the crybb1 gene encoding beta-crystallin B1 codes for MSQTTKSASSQGTDAKDKGVPAPPASSKATKTGEPGMGSFRMMMFDQENFQGRMMEVQNECMNVCDRGMDRVRSIIVECGPFVAFEQTNFRGEMFILEKGEYPRWDTWSNSYRSDCLMSFRPIRMDSMEHKICLYELSDFKGNKMEIQEDDVPTLWAHGFCDRVGSVRVPGGAWVGYQYPGYRGYQYLFECGDYRHYNDFCAYQPQIQSMRRIRDMQFHQRGCFTFTSASK; via the exons ATGTCTCAGACCACCAAGTCTGCCTCCAGCCAGGGCACCGACGCCAAGGACAAGGGAGTTCCCGCTCCACCTGCTTCAAGCAAGGCCACCAAGACCGGAGAGCCCGGCATGGGCTCGTTCAGA ATGATGATGTTCGACCAGGAGAACTTCCAGGGCAGGATGATGGAGGTCCAGAACGAGTGCATGAACGTGTGTGACCGCGGCATGGACAGAGTGCGCAGTATCATTGTGGAGTGTGGCCC CTTCGTTGCCTTTGAGCAGACTAACTTCCGTGGGGAGATGTTCATCCTGGAGAAGGGAGAGTATCCTCGCTGGGATACCTGGAGCAACTCCTACCGCAGCGACTGCCTCATGTCCTTCAGGCCCATCCGCATG GACAGCATGGAGCACAAGATCTGCCTCTACGAGCTCTCCGACTTCAAGGGCAACAAGATGGAGATCCAGGAGGATGACGTGCCCACCCTCTGGGCACATGGCTTCTGTGACAGAGTGGGCAGCGTGAGGGTGCCAGGAGGAGC GTGGGTGGGTTACCAGTATCCTGGATACAGAGGCTACCAGTACCTGTTTGAGTGCGGTGACTACAGACACTACAACGACTTCTGCGCCTACCAGCCCCAGATCCAGTCCATGCGTCGCATCAGGGACATGCAGTTCCACCAGAGAGGCTGCTTCACCTTCACCTCTGCCAGCAAGTGA
- the acads gene encoding short-chain specific acyl-CoA dehydrogenase, mitochondrial gives MAALFKARRVIGLCLSGQRRMSQLAELPETHQLLRQTCRDYADRELLPIAARLDKEHSYPVKQIQELGAMGVMAMEVPEELGGAGMDYLAYSLAMEEISRGCANTGVIVSVNNSLYIGPILKFGSEEQKRQWITPFTTGEKVGCFALSEPGNGSDAGAASTMAHQEGDEWVLNGTKAWITNSWEASATVVFATTDKKLKHKGISAFLVPMPHPGLTLGKKEDKLGIRASSTANIILEDCRIPKGNLLGPRGAGFKIAMQTLDSGRIGIAAQALGIAQASLDCAADYAQKRTAFGTPIGKLQAIQFKLADMAVAVESARLLTWKAALLKDSNKSYTKEAAMAKLAASEAATFCSHQAIQVLGGMGYVTDMPAERHYRDARITEIYEGTSEIQRLVVGSHVLKEYQL, from the exons ATGGCTGCACTTTTCAAAGCACGGAGAG TGATCGGCTTGTGTCTCAGTGGACAGAGGAGAATGTCTCAGCTGGCAGAGTTACCGGAGACACATCAGTTACTGAGACAGACGTGCAGAGACTACGCTGACAGAGAACTGTTGCCCATCGCTGCCAGACTGGACAAAGAGCACAGTTACCCAGTCAAACAG ATCCAAGAGCTGGGGGCGATGGGAGTGATGGCCATGGAGGTGCCAGAGGAGTTGGGTGGTGCTGGGATGGACTACCTGGCGTACAGTCTGGCTATGGAGGAGATCAGCAGGGGCTGTGCCAACACGGGAGTCATAGTCTCTGTGAACAAT TCTCTCTACATCGGACCAATTCTAAAGTTTGGTTCTGAAGAACAGAAGAGACAGTGGATCACACCGTTCACCACCGGAGAGAAGGTGGGCTGTTTCGCCCTCAGTGagccag GTAACGGCAGTGACGCAGGAGCAGCCTCCACAATGGCTCATCAGGAGGGAGACGAGTGGGTGCTGAACGGAACCAAAGCCTGGATCACCAACAGCTGGGAGGCCTCTGCCACCGTTGTGTTTGCCACCACGGACAAGAAACTGAAACACAAG GGTATCAGTGCCTTCCTGGTCCCCATGCCACACCCAGGCCTCACACTGGGGAAGAAGGAAGATAAGTTGGGCATCAGAGCCTCGTCCACTGCCAACATCATCCTGGAGGACTGCAGGATACCAAAGGGCAACCTGTTGGGTCCTCGTGGAGCAGGTTTTAAGATTGCCATg CAAACTCTGGACAGCGGACGCATCGGTATTGCAGCTCAGGCTCTTGGTATCGCTCAGGCTTCTCTGGACTGTGCTGCGGACTATGCACAGAAGAGAACCGCGTTCGGAACCCCCATCGGCAAACTGCAGGCCATACAG TTTAAACTGGCTGACATGGCTGTTGCAGTGGAGAGTGCTCGTCTGCTCACCTGGAAGGCTGCGCTTCTTAAAGATTCAAATAAATCCTACACTAAG GAAGCAGCCATGGCTAAACTGGCAGCATCTGAAGCCGCCACCTTCTGCTCTCATCAG GCGATCCAGGTTCTGGGCGGCATGGGCTACGTGACGGACATGCCGGCCGAGCGGCACTACAGAGACGCGCGCATCACCGAGATCTACGAGGGCACCAGCGAGATCCAGAGACTGGTCGTAGGCAGCCACGTACTGAAGGAATACCAGCTGTAA
- the cldn5b gene encoding claudin-5b, producing MLAACLEGLGLALCVAGSLLVMVACGLPMWKVTAFIESNIVVAQTIWDGLWMSCVVQSTGQMQCKVHDSLLALTRDLQTARALSVISAVLSIIGLAVTVAGAQCTNCIKDETVKARVVNAGGVIYIISGLFVLVPLCWMANNIIVDFHDPQVPPSKKREIGAAIYVGWAATAMLLLGGTLLCCSFSQVVRGSYPIKYSPTKTITVNGDFDKKHYV from the coding sequence ATGCTGGCTGCGTGTCTCGAGGGTCTCGGCCTGGCGCTGTGCGTCGCGGGCTCCCTGCTGGTGATGGTGGCCTGCGGGCTGCCCATGTGGAAGGTGACCGCCTTCATCGAATCCAACATCGTGGTGGCGCAGACCATCTGGGACGGCCTGTGGATGTCCTGCGTGGTGCAGAGCACCGGGCAGATGCAGTGCAAGGTCCACGACTCGCTGCTGGCACTGACGCGCGACCTGCAGACGGCGCGCGCGCTCAGCGTCATCTCCGCGGTGCTGAGCATCATCGGCCTCGCGGTGACCGTGGCCGGCGCGCAGTGCACCAACTGCATCAAGGACGAGACGGTGAAGGCGCGCGTGGTGAACGCCGGCGGGGTCATCTACATCATCAGCGGCCTGTTCGTGCTGGTGCCGCTCTGCTGGATGGCCAACAACATCATCGTGGACTTCCACGACCCGCAGGTGCCTCCGTCCAAGAAGCGGGAGATCGGGGCCGCGATCTACGTGGGCTGGGCGGCCACGgcgatgctgctgctgggcgGAACCCTGCTGTGCTGCTCCTTCTCTCAGGTGGTCCGAGGCTCGTACCCCATTAAATACTCTCCCACCAAGACCATCACAGTCAACGGAGACTTTGACAAGAAACATTATGTGTAA